In a single window of the Pleurodeles waltl isolate 20211129_DDA chromosome 4_2, aPleWal1.hap1.20221129, whole genome shotgun sequence genome:
- the LOC138292062 gene encoding surfeit locus protein 4-like, whose amino-acid sequence MAPTSDVMGAAEDVADQFLRVTKRYLPHLAHLCLISTFLEDGVRMWFQWSDQRDYINMSWGCGLFLATLFVLVNMLGQLVGCVLVLGRKFVPYACFGLFGIIFLQTIAYSILWDLKFLMRNMALGGGLLLLLAESRSEGKSMFAGVPTMNDNSPRQYMQLGGRVLLVLMFMTLLHFEASAFTIFQDIFGTALIILVAIGFKTKLAALTLVLWLLVINLVQNAFWNIPTYRPLHDFLKYDFFQTMSVIGGLLLVVALGPGGVSMDEHKKKW is encoded by the exons ATGGCGCCCACCAGCGATGTGATGGGCGCCGCCGAGGACGTAGCGGACCAG TTCCTGCGTGTGACCAAACGGTACCTACCTCACCTGGCTCATCTCTGCCTGATCAGCACCTTCTTGGAGGATGGAGTCCGCATGTGGTTCCAGTGGAGCGACCAGAGGGACTACATCAACATGTCCTGGGGCTGCGGCCTCTTCCTGGCCACGCTGTTCGTGCTGGTCAACATGCTCGGGCAGCTAG TTGGCTGTGTGCTCGTATTGGGCAGAAAGTTTGTTCCCTATGCTTGTTTTGGGCTTTTTGGAATTATTTTCCTACAG ACCATTGCCTACAGTATTTTATGGGATCTGAAATTCCTAATGAG GAACATGGCACTTGGTGGCGGATTGCTTCTACTGTTAGCAGAGTCCAGGTCGGAAGGGAAGTCTATGTTTGCTGGCGTCCCCACCATGAATGATAATTCTCCACGGCAGTATATGCAGCTGGGTGGCCGGGTGCTGCTAGTCCTCATGTTCATGACCTTGCTGCACTTCGAAGCTAGTGCCTTTACT ATCTTCCAGGACATCTTTGGGACTGCTTTGATCATCCTGGTGGCTATAGGTTTCAAGACCAAGCTGGCAGCCCTGACTCTGGTGCTGTGGCTGCTTGTCATTAACCTGGTGCAGAACGCCTTCTGGAACATCCCCACCTACCGACCCCTGCACGACTTCCTCAAGTATGACTTTTTCCAGACCATGTCGGTCATCGGGGGCCTTCTCCTCGTGGTAGCTCTGGGACCTGGCGGAGTATCTATGGATGAGCACAAGAAAAAGTGGTAG